In Pristiophorus japonicus isolate sPriJap1 chromosome 2, sPriJap1.hap1, whole genome shotgun sequence, one genomic interval encodes:
- the LOC139238594 gene encoding zinc finger protein 239-like yields the protein MAGEVDSLNHGCEDGSEPDIVHRPAGILQERNTLNNSKEINHSQDGQSKGIHAEYSLHSHERVHTGEPSLKCPERGKEFAQLFPLVMHQRTFAGKKTIQCETCGKDFSNLSSLHSHKKTHAAEKAFKCPDCEKGFCQSSSLVVHQHTHTGERPFQCPACEKSFSDPSNLARHKRSHTGKKPFQCPDCASEFSQLSDLVRHQRMHTGRSHFGMRFVRRISVLPPVSAAIIVCTLARGPSSALTAGGGSTSCSAWCCISTRTWERGRSSAQRARGVLTTHPTSPGTIAATRGRHRTSAQIVAEHSASCPIC from the coding sequence GAGAGGTTGATAGCCTTAATCATGGATGCGAGGATGGCTCCGAACCAGACATTGTCCATCGGCCTGCAGGAATACTCCAAGAAAGGAATACTTTAAACAATTCCAAGGAAATTAATCATTCCCAAGATGGACAGTCGAAGGGTATCCATGCTGAGTACAGTCTCCACAGCCACGAGCGTGTACACACCGGTGAGCCATCCTTAAAATGCCCTGAGCGTGGGAAAGAATTTGCTCAGTTGTTCCCCCTGGTGATGCACCAGCGCACATTCGCAGGAAAGAAGACGATTCAGTGTGAGACATGTGGCAAGGATTTCAGTAACTTGTCCAGCCTCCATAGTCATAAGAAAACACACGCTGCGGAAAAGGCCTTCAAGTGTCCTGATTGCGAGAAGGGGTTCTGCCAGTCGTCAAGCCTGGTGGTGCATCAGCACacgcacactggagagaggccgttccagTGCCCTGCGTGTGAGAAGAGCTTTAGTGACCCATCCAACCTCGCCAGGCACAAACGTAGTCACACCGGGAAGAAACCTTTCCAGTGCCCGGATTGTGCCAGTGAGTTCAGCCAGTTGTCCGATCTGGTGAGGCACCAGCGCATGCACACGGGAAGAAGCCATTTCGGTATGAGATTTGTGAGAAGGATTTCAGTATTGCCTCCAGTTTCCGCCGCCATAATCGTGTGCACACTGGCGAGAGGCCCTTCAAGTGCCCTGACTGCGGGAGGGGGTTCCACAAGTTGTTCAGCCTGGTGCTGCATCAGCACACGCACATGGGAGAGAGGCCGTTCCAGTGCCCAACGTGCGAGAGGAGTTTTAACAACCCATCCAACCTCGCCAGGCACAATCGCAGCCACACGGGGGAGACACCGTACCAGTGCCCAGATTGTTGCAGAGCATTCAGCCAGTTGCCCtatctgctga